Proteins encoded in a region of the Saccharothrix ecbatanensis genome:
- a CDS encoding RNA polymerase sigma factor, giving the protein MTDELLVVRAQLGERAALAELVHRWRLPVWTYVRRMLDAGRADDVTQDVWLAVVRGLPRLRETDRFKQWLFTIARRSVTDCLRAEYARAAVVSHGEPDAEDPGDAVVERTELVAALSGLPVLEREVLVLFYLEDLSVQDCAQICQVPTGTVKSRLNRARRMLREHLEEKGYRS; this is encoded by the coding sequence ATGACCGATGAGCTGCTGGTGGTACGGGCCCAGCTCGGCGAGCGCGCGGCGTTGGCCGAGCTGGTGCACCGGTGGCGCCTGCCGGTATGGACGTACGTGCGGCGCATGTTGGACGCCGGGCGGGCTGATGACGTGACCCAGGACGTCTGGCTGGCGGTGGTGCGAGGCTTGCCGCGGTTGCGTGAGACCGACCGGTTCAAGCAGTGGTTGTTCACCATCGCCCGACGGTCGGTGACCGACTGCCTGCGCGCGGAGTACGCCAGGGCGGCAGTCGTGTCGCACGGCGAACCGGACGCCGAGGACCCGGGCGACGCGGTGGTGGAGCGCACCGAACTCGTGGCCGCCCTGTCGGGGCTGCCGGTGCTGGAGCGGGAGGTCCTCGTCCTGTTCTACCTGGAAGACCTGTCGGTGCAGGACTGCGCGCAGATCTGCCAGGTCCCGACGGGCACGGTCAAGTCCCGGCTCAACCGGGCCCGCCGCATGCTCCGTGAACACCTGGAGGAGAAGGGGTACCGATCATGA
- a CDS encoding amidohydrolase family protein, whose protein sequence is MTTLGRTALRGVRVFDGQGLTEPCTVVIDGAVIGADATSAEVVDAAGGVLLPGLIDAHIHPDGLAALAALTAHGVTTGLSMATWPVELVASLREVPGLTDIRTAGLPAIGPDGLHARMPGLAEQAVVRDPAHARLFVADRVAEGIDYLKIMLEAPGEGGLPQDVAAALVAAARAHGLRVVAHAGSPGAYTLALDVGADIITHMPLGAPVADGDVRRIVADGRVVIPTLDMMRGLADPLGLPLGAYAASARGVGVLHAAGVPILAGTDANATPGVPYQPAFGASLHEELALLVDAGLSTSAALRAATSLPAKHFGLSDRGAVEPGLRADLVLVDGDPLADISATRAIRRVWLAGVESVR, encoded by the coding sequence GTGACTACGCTCGGTAGGACAGCGTTGCGCGGCGTCCGGGTCTTCGACGGTCAGGGGCTGACCGAGCCGTGCACTGTGGTGATCGACGGTGCTGTGATCGGTGCCGACGCGACCAGCGCCGAGGTGGTCGACGCGGCCGGGGGTGTGTTGTTGCCCGGGTTGATCGACGCGCACATCCATCCCGACGGCCTTGCGGCGCTCGCCGCGTTGACCGCGCATGGTGTGACCACTGGGCTGAGCATGGCGACCTGGCCGGTCGAGCTGGTGGCGTCGTTGCGGGAGGTGCCCGGTCTGACCGACATCCGCACCGCGGGCCTGCCGGCCATTGGCCCGGACGGGCTGCACGCGCGGATGCCCGGTCTGGCCGAGCAGGCGGTCGTGCGCGATCCGGCACACGCGCGGCTGTTCGTCGCCGACCGGGTCGCCGAGGGCATCGACTACCTCAAGATCATGCTCGAGGCGCCCGGTGAGGGCGGCCTGCCGCAGGACGTGGCCGCCGCGCTGGTCGCCGCGGCGCGGGCGCACGGGCTGAGGGTGGTCGCTCACGCCGGCTCGCCAGGGGCCTACACGTTGGCGCTGGACGTGGGCGCCGACATCATCACGCACATGCCACTCGGAGCGCCGGTGGCCGACGGCGACGTGAGGAGGATCGTCGCCGACGGCCGCGTCGTGATCCCCACGCTGGACATGATGCGCGGTCTGGCCGACCCCTTGGGCCTGCCGCTCGGGGCCTACGCCGCCTCAGCGCGCGGGGTAGGCGTGCTGCACGCCGCGGGTGTGCCGATCCTGGCCGGCACCGACGCCAACGCCACGCCCGGCGTACCGTACCAACCGGCGTTCGGCGCGAGCCTGCACGAGGAGTTGGCACTGCTGGTCGACGCCGGCTTGAGCACCTCGGCCGCGCTGCGTGCCGCGACTTCCTTGCCCGCCAAGCACTTCGGCCTGTCCGATCGGGGCGCGGTCGAGCCGGGACTGCGCGCGGACCTGGTGCTCGTCGACGGCGACCCGCTCGCGGACATCAGCGCCACACGGGCCATCCGCCGGGTATGGCTGGCCGGCGTCGAGTCGGTGCGGTGA
- a CDS encoding LysR substrate-binding domain-containing protein: MDLDLRKLRYFVAVADRLHFGRAANELHIAQPALSRQIRALEQDLGALLFTRDRHGVVLTDAGRQLLADAGPLLASADAVRRRVTVAARGSRRLAVGFRTGIPVIPAARAFEARHPDVVVDVQRMEWDDQAAMLLDGRVDVGYVRLPIDETGLRVTPLYTEPLMVVLPAGHRLAGKEEVTEADLAGEPLVWHADPSTQPTRRPHPDSGLRVRGVEEKLEHVAAGRGISFVGRSETVFYSRPDISYVLIPELASDQVCLAVAASRTSPLVDDFLTAAQATAEITAECGNHDWGAALLEGR, translated from the coding sequence ATGGATCTGGACCTGCGCAAACTGCGCTACTTCGTCGCCGTGGCCGACCGGTTGCACTTCGGCCGCGCCGCCAATGAGCTGCACATCGCGCAACCGGCGCTCAGTCGGCAGATCCGCGCGCTGGAACAGGATCTCGGCGCCTTGCTGTTCACCAGGGATCGCCACGGCGTGGTGCTGACCGACGCGGGCCGACAGCTGCTGGCCGACGCCGGTCCGCTGCTCGCCTCCGCGGACGCGGTCCGCCGCCGTGTGACCGTGGCCGCCCGAGGCAGCCGGCGGCTGGCGGTCGGCTTCCGGACCGGCATCCCGGTCATCCCGGCGGCTCGGGCGTTCGAGGCCCGGCATCCGGACGTGGTCGTGGACGTGCAGCGGATGGAATGGGACGACCAGGCCGCGATGCTGCTCGACGGCCGCGTCGACGTCGGCTACGTGCGGCTGCCCATCGACGAGACCGGCCTGCGCGTGACCCCGCTGTACACCGAGCCGCTCATGGTGGTGCTGCCCGCGGGCCACCGGTTGGCCGGCAAGGAGGAGGTCACCGAGGCCGACCTGGCCGGTGAGCCGCTGGTCTGGCATGCCGACCCGAGCACGCAGCCCACCAGGCGCCCGCACCCCGACTCCGGGCTCCGGGTGCGCGGGGTGGAGGAGAAGCTCGAGCACGTCGCGGCCGGCCGGGGCATCTCGTTCGTGGGGCGTTCGGAGACCGTGTTCTACTCGCGTCCGGACATCAGCTACGTGCTCATCCCGGAACTCGCGTCCGACCAGGTGTGCCTCGCGGTGGCGGCATCACGCACCTCGCCCCTGGTCGACGACTTCCTCACCGCGGCGCAGGCGACGGCCGAAATCACGGCAGAATGTGGAAACCACGATTGGGGCGCCGCTCTTCTGGAGGGACGCTGA
- a CDS encoding NADPH-dependent F420 reductase — protein sequence MSSISIIGLGNMAGALAGRALAGGNTVEIIGRDRVKAKEFAAALGSATVGTAGAAPAGDIVILAMPYGSAAAVVSEYGDALRGKVIVDITNPVSPDFKGFVTPDGSSGAQEIAKAAPAGAHVVKAFNTLFSHVLAAGPVEGRPLDVFIAGDDEQAKARVSAFIESLGLRPMDIGQLPMARTLENVALMQLGLVAHSVKHTNFFLGVSILS from the coding sequence ATGAGCAGCATCAGCATCATCGGCCTGGGGAACATGGCCGGCGCCTTGGCCGGCCGGGCGCTCGCCGGCGGCAACACGGTCGAGATCATCGGTCGCGACCGGGTGAAGGCCAAGGAATTTGCCGCCGCGCTCGGCAGTGCCACTGTCGGGACGGCCGGTGCCGCTCCGGCCGGGGACATCGTTATCCTCGCCATGCCATACGGCAGCGCGGCGGCGGTGGTCAGCGAGTACGGGGACGCACTACGCGGCAAGGTCATCGTCGACATCACCAACCCCGTTTCCCCCGATTTCAAGGGCTTCGTCACCCCCGACGGCAGTTCCGGCGCGCAGGAGATCGCCAAGGCCGCTCCCGCCGGCGCGCACGTCGTCAAGGCGTTCAACACCCTGTTCTCCCATGTCCTGGCGGCCGGCCCAGTCGAGGGGCGCCCACTGGACGTGTTCATCGCCGGCGACGACGAGCAGGCAAAGGCACGCGTGTCAGCGTTCATCGAGAGCCTGGGACTGCGCCCGATGGACATCGGGCAGTTGCCGATGGCGCGGACACTGGAGAACGTCGCCCTGATGCAGTTGGGCCTCGTCGCCCACTCGGTCAAGCACACCAACTTCTTCCTCGGCGTCAGCATTCTCAGCTGA
- a CDS encoding SDR family oxidoreductase, translated as MRVFVTGGTGHSGSHIIPELITAGHEVTGLARSDTAAAAVSALGAKVRRGDIEDLDGLKEAAADSDGVIHVAHRQDLLPSGGIDAVAAAELPIMLAFGEALAETGKPFVAAGSIGSPGDLGRPVTEEDPALPSGDEHRGTLRVRNVVETAVVGLAERGVRSSVVRIANIAHSTTDRAGFLVQLIALAKEKGYVGYPGDGANLWNAVHIRDAASLFRLALEKGPAGKYWHAVGDGAIPLREIAEAIGSRLGLPVVSVPADVLMVPGYFGFLANIVTQNYPASNLITRRTLGWEPAQPGLLADLDNGHYFSAG; from the coding sequence GTGCGCGTTTTCGTCACTGGCGGGACCGGCCATTCCGGTTCGCACATCATCCCCGAGCTCATCACCGCCGGGCACGAGGTCACCGGCCTGGCCCGGTCGGACACGGCCGCGGCGGCGGTGTCCGCGCTCGGCGCGAAGGTGCGGCGCGGCGACATCGAGGATCTCGACGGGCTCAAGGAGGCGGCCGCCGATTCCGACGGCGTCATCCACGTCGCGCACAGGCAAGACCTGCTTCCGTCAGGCGGGATCGACGCCGTGGCGGCCGCGGAGCTCCCGATCATGCTCGCGTTCGGCGAGGCACTCGCGGAAACCGGAAAGCCGTTCGTCGCGGCGGGGAGCATCGGCTCGCCCGGTGACCTGGGTCGGCCGGTCACCGAGGAGGACCCGGCCCTTCCCAGCGGCGATGAGCACAGGGGCACCCTGCGGGTTCGCAACGTCGTGGAAACCGCCGTGGTCGGCCTCGCCGAGCGGGGAGTGCGGTCTTCGGTCGTGCGGATTGCCAACATCGCGCACAGCACGACTGATCGTGCCGGCTTCCTCGTGCAGCTGATCGCGCTCGCGAAGGAGAAGGGCTACGTCGGCTACCCCGGAGACGGCGCGAACCTGTGGAACGCCGTGCACATCCGCGATGCCGCCTCCTTGTTCCGCTTGGCGCTGGAGAAGGGGCCGGCCGGCAAGTATTGGCACGCGGTCGGGGACGGGGCCATCCCGCTCCGCGAGATCGCCGAGGCCATTGGCAGCCGTCTGGGCCTGCCCGTCGTGAGCGTTCCCGCGGACGTGCTGATGGTGCCGGGATACTTTGGCTTCCTCGCGAACATCGTCACGCAGAACTACCCGGCGTCCAACCTCATCACCCGCCGGACCCTCGGCTGGGAACCCGCTCAGCCCGGCCTGCTCGCCGATCTGGACAACGGTCATTACTTCTCCGCCGGCTGA
- a CDS encoding CHAT domain-containing protein has translation MRPFTPGSRLLEHQDQPVTDLLARVRGFGYDPIALDEHLDELVDLLAPACRDEEDCWPIVHELAEWVQWKRAPAYCVAYVFQTLTNRMSAPAHGPAALIFADAQTNLADDMAFFSTEAAWLFMEGALAAAPDREALEPARLHVVSLLREFHRYYARWTRPYGYTDVNPLLDTLYTRRVWHNLAARYPEHTDGIALDSPAEEKAAALRLVAVDAEADEDTYYWLTARRLAAVERQSSGDLVTAESETAAVLRDARDFGLEAEIGHLLRTHAWQLMLLGDLGGAEQRLEEALRHEQPVTLFGYWYALSARELGNVRMSMVSDEEDDPTTAMDHALEAYYEGRRVLDVELELGGPAAGAASKRQMVRSYTDNAINLATVRGYPSFVLAELETSGPRALSAALAETRALDRLEGSEADRFLAARKVFRRHLTSVPRSFEDYLADLPADFDLRRQYVVTRNTMRLRPGRSGSDEVVSRVLDHLGTDLLVVAFYISAHHTSRAVLLDLATGGADDLFLGEVDQPLRAAYGDYVSALAVAAEVPGYPPLAARKALDEFLAVVETLLRPVLTLLSGYGRGRPLVVVPQMHLNAVPFAALRVEGTHLVDVVPSISVVPSVGLLADLLEDGRSFGGSGLVALHETGGTPFFSGTLRHLAARRSVATSDNPTRPQALSALAGAGPDLFLACHGRFDNDDPAASSLRVAPGVELSLSDLWAGVAGSDLRSVVLGACESGLARAEIGSEHIGWAGALLSAGVRSVVGSLWKVNQLATAVLLADCLADAADMPVALAAAQRALRATERDDLSHWIATHLPELARPIAPMIDSMADRPFAHPDDWAGFFAAGL, from the coding sequence GTGAGGCCGTTCACGCCCGGCAGCCGACTGCTGGAACACCAGGACCAGCCGGTCACGGACCTCCTCGCCCGGGTCCGCGGCTTCGGCTACGACCCGATCGCGTTGGACGAACACCTGGACGAGCTCGTGGACCTCCTCGCCCCAGCCTGCCGGGACGAGGAGGACTGCTGGCCGATCGTGCACGAGTTGGCCGAGTGGGTGCAGTGGAAACGCGCCCCGGCGTACTGCGTCGCCTACGTCTTCCAGACGCTGACGAACAGAATGAGCGCACCCGCGCACGGCCCGGCGGCGTTGATCTTCGCCGACGCGCAGACCAACCTGGCCGACGACATGGCCTTCTTCTCCACCGAGGCGGCCTGGCTCTTCATGGAGGGCGCGCTCGCCGCCGCACCGGACCGCGAGGCCCTGGAACCGGCGCGCCTGCACGTGGTGAGCTTGCTTCGGGAGTTCCACCGGTACTACGCGCGATGGACACGCCCCTACGGGTACACCGACGTCAACCCGTTGCTGGACACGCTGTACACCCGCCGGGTCTGGCACAACCTCGCCGCGAGGTACCCGGAGCACACGGACGGCATCGCCCTCGACTCACCGGCCGAGGAGAAAGCCGCCGCGCTCCGGTTGGTGGCGGTCGACGCGGAGGCCGACGAGGACACGTACTACTGGCTCACCGCCCGGCGGCTGGCGGCGGTCGAACGCCAGAGCTCCGGTGATCTCGTCACGGCCGAGTCCGAGACGGCCGCGGTCCTCCGGGACGCACGGGACTTCGGCCTGGAGGCGGAGATCGGGCACCTGCTGCGGACGCACGCGTGGCAGCTCATGCTCCTGGGTGACCTGGGCGGAGCCGAGCAGAGACTGGAAGAGGCCTTGCGCCACGAGCAGCCGGTCACCCTGTTCGGGTACTGGTACGCCTTGTCCGCCAGGGAACTGGGAAACGTCCGGATGAGCATGGTGTCGGATGAGGAGGACGACCCCACCACCGCCATGGACCACGCGCTCGAGGCGTACTACGAGGGCAGACGGGTCCTCGACGTGGAGCTGGAGCTGGGCGGTCCGGCCGCCGGTGCGGCGAGCAAGCGGCAGATGGTGCGGTCCTACACCGACAACGCGATCAACCTCGCCACCGTTCGGGGCTACCCGTCGTTCGTGCTCGCCGAGCTGGAGACCAGCGGACCGAGAGCGCTCAGCGCGGCCCTGGCCGAGACCCGTGCGCTCGACCGGCTGGAAGGCTCCGAAGCGGACCGGTTCCTGGCCGCGCGCAAGGTCTTCCGGCGGCACCTGACGTCGGTTCCCCGTTCCTTCGAGGACTACCTCGCCGACCTGCCCGCGGACTTCGACCTGCGGCGGCAGTACGTGGTCACGCGCAACACGATGCGGCTGCGGCCGGGCCGATCGGGCAGCGACGAGGTGGTGAGCCGGGTCCTCGACCACCTCGGCACCGACCTCCTGGTGGTGGCGTTCTACATCAGCGCGCACCACACGAGCCGTGCCGTCCTGCTGGACCTCGCCACCGGTGGAGCCGACGACCTGTTCCTCGGTGAGGTGGACCAACCGTTGCGGGCGGCGTACGGCGACTACGTCTCCGCGCTCGCCGTCGCGGCCGAGGTGCCGGGATATCCACCACTGGCGGCGCGCAAAGCCTTGGACGAGTTCCTGGCGGTCGTCGAGACGCTCCTGCGGCCCGTCCTGACGCTGTTGTCCGGGTACGGCCGCGGACGCCCGCTCGTGGTCGTGCCGCAGATGCACCTGAACGCCGTCCCGTTCGCGGCACTGAGGGTGGAAGGCACGCACCTCGTCGACGTCGTGCCCAGCATCAGCGTCGTGCCGAGTGTGGGACTGCTCGCCGACCTGTTGGAGGACGGTCGTTCGTTCGGCGGGTCAGGGCTGGTGGCCCTGCACGAGACCGGCGGCACCCCGTTCTTCAGCGGCACACTGCGTCACCTCGCGGCCCGCCGTTCCGTGGCCACGTCCGACAACCCCACGCGACCCCAGGCGCTGTCCGCGTTGGCCGGAGCGGGCCCCGACCTGTTCCTCGCCTGCCACGGCCGGTTCGACAACGACGACCCCGCGGCAAGCTCCCTGCGCGTCGCACCCGGTGTGGAACTGTCCCTTTCGGACCTCTGGGCCGGCGTCGCCGGATCGGATCTCCGATCGGTGGTGCTGGGCGCGTGTGAGAGCGGATTGGCCCGTGCGGAGATCGGCAGCGAGCACATCGGCTGGGCGGGCGCGTTGTTGTCGGCGGGCGTGCGTTCCGTCGTGGGCAGCCTGTGGAAGGTGAACCAACTCGCCACGGCGGTGCTGCTCGCGGACTGCCTGGCTGACGCCGCAGACATGCCTGTGGCGCTCGCTGCGGCACAACGCGCGCTCCGTGCGACCGAACGTGACGATCTGAGCCACTGGATCGCCACGCACCTGCCCGAACTCGCCCGTCCCATCGCACCGATGATCGATTCGATGGCGGACCGACCGTTCGCGCACCCCGACGACTGGGCCGGATTCTTCGCGGCAGGTCTCTAA